One Brachybacterium aquaticum genomic region harbors:
- the rplC gene encoding 50S ribosomal protein L3: MSNELTGQKATPVTGVLGTKLGMTQVWDENGKLVPVTVVQTGANVVTQIRSVETDGYDAVQIAYGQIDPRKVSKPLKGHFEKAGVTPRRHLVELRTVDAADYTVGQEIDPSVFEAGQKVDVVGTSKGKGTAGVMKRHGFSGVSASHGAHRNHRKPGSIGGASTPGRVFKGQRMAGRMGGDRTSVQNLTVHAVDVEKGLVLVKGAVPGPKGGLVLVRSAVKTPAKEA; encoded by the coding sequence ATGAGCAACGAACTGACCGGCCAGAAGGCCACCCCGGTGACGGGCGTGCTCGGCACCAAGCTCGGCATGACCCAGGTCTGGGACGAGAACGGAAAGCTCGTTCCCGTGACCGTCGTGCAGACCGGCGCCAACGTCGTCACCCAGATCCGCTCCGTCGAGACCGACGGCTACGACGCGGTCCAGATCGCCTACGGGCAGATCGACCCCCGCAAGGTGTCGAAGCCGCTCAAGGGCCACTTCGAGAAGGCCGGCGTGACCCCGCGCCGTCACCTCGTCGAGCTGCGCACCGTCGACGCCGCTGACTACACCGTCGGCCAGGAGATCGACCCGTCGGTCTTCGAGGCCGGCCAGAAGGTCGACGTCGTCGGCACCTCCAAGGGCAAGGGCACCGCGGGTGTCATGAAGCGTCACGGCTTCTCCGGTGTCAGCGCCTCCCACGGTGCGCACCGCAACCACCGCAAGCCCGGCTCCATCGGCGGCGCCTCCACCCCCGGTCGCGTGTTCAAGGGTCAGCGCATGGCTGGCCGCATGGGCGGCGACCGCACCAGTGTCCAGAACCTGACCGTTCACGCGGTCGACGTCGAGAAGGGCCTCGTGCTCGTCAAGGGTGCCGTCCCCGGCCCCAAGGGCGGCCTCGTGCTCGTCCGCTCGGCTGTCAAGACTCCCGCGAAGGAGGCCTGA
- the rplD gene encoding 50S ribosomal protein L4, sunset domain variant, whose translation MAANLTVDVLDPAGKKSGTVELPASIFDVQTNVPLIHQVVVAQQAASRQGTHKAKSRGEVRGGGKKPWKQKGTGRARQGSLRAPQFTGGGVVHGPVPRDYSQRTPKKMKAAALRGALSDRARNGRIHVVSSLLEGDVASTKAARVTLSHVSDRRHLLVVVRRDDDLGALSTRNLPATHVLYADQVNTYDVMLSDDVVFTSGALEDFVAQASLTLPTSSFAAAKAAAPAKAAATAAPAEDAPFGEGSAAPLEDGSAPEGYDIKGNQGSMKFHTPDSPWYGRTKAEVWFTTEEAAKAAGFVNAVKESASSDEEAAK comes from the coding sequence ATGGCAGCGAACCTGACTGTCGACGTGCTCGATCCGGCCGGCAAGAAGTCCGGCACCGTCGAGCTGCCCGCGTCGATCTTCGACGTGCAGACCAACGTGCCCCTGATCCACCAGGTGGTCGTCGCCCAGCAGGCGGCGTCCCGCCAGGGCACCCACAAGGCCAAGTCCCGCGGCGAGGTCCGCGGCGGTGGCAAGAAACCGTGGAAGCAGAAGGGCACCGGCCGTGCGCGCCAGGGCTCCCTGCGCGCCCCGCAGTTCACCGGCGGCGGCGTCGTCCACGGCCCCGTGCCGCGTGACTACAGCCAGCGCACCCCCAAGAAGATGAAGGCCGCCGCCCTGCGCGGTGCCCTCTCGGATCGCGCTCGTAACGGCCGCATCCATGTCGTCTCCTCGCTCCTCGAGGGCGATGTCGCGTCGACCAAGGCTGCCCGCGTCACCCTGTCGCACGTCTCCGACCGTCGCCACCTGCTGGTGGTCGTGCGTCGCGACGACGACCTGGGCGCGCTGAGCACCCGCAACCTGCCTGCCACCCACGTCCTGTACGCCGACCAGGTGAACACCTACGACGTCATGCTGTCCGACGACGTCGTGTTCACCTCCGGTGCGCTCGAGGACTTCGTGGCCCAGGCCTCCCTGACCCTGCCCACCTCGTCCTTCGCCGCGGCGAAGGCTGCCGCGCCGGCCAAGGCCGCCGCGACCGCCGCTCCCGCGGAGGATGCTCCGTTCGGCGAGGGCTCCGCTGCCCCGCTCGAGGACGGCTCCGCTCCCGAGGGCTACGACATCAAGGGCAACCAGGGCTCGATGAAGTTCCACACCCCGGACTCCCCGTGGTACGGCCGTACCAAGGCCGAGGTCTGGTTCACGACCGAGGAGGCCGCCAAGGCCGCCGGGTTCGTGAACGCGGTCAAGGAGTCCGCCTCGTCCGATGAGGAGGCCGCCAAGTGA
- the rplW gene encoding 50S ribosomal protein L23: MSALNKDPRDVLLAPVVSEKSYGLMDEGKYTFVVAADANKTEIKIAVEKVFDVKVASVNTINRQGKTRRTRFGMGKRKDTKRAIVTLTDGAIDIFGGSVA, encoded by the coding sequence GTGAGCGCGCTGAACAAGGATCCCCGCGACGTCCTGCTGGCCCCGGTCGTCTCCGAGAAGAGCTACGGGCTGATGGACGAGGGCAAGTACACCTTCGTGGTGGCTGCCGACGCCAACAAGACCGAGATCAAGATCGCCGTCGAGAAGGTCTTCGACGTCAAGGTCGCCTCGGTGAACACGATCAACCGTCAGGGCAAGACGCGTCGCACGCGCTTCGGGATGGGCAAGCGCAAGGACACCAAGCGCGCCATCGTGACCCTGACCGACGGAGCCATCGACATCTTCGGAGGGTCGGTCGCCTGA
- the rplB gene encoding 50S ribosomal protein L2: MAIRKSKPTTPGRRGSSGADFVEVTRSTPEKSLTRPLSKTGGRNSNGRITSRHRGGGHKRAYRVIDFRRHDKDGVKAKVAHIEYDPNRTARIALLHYLDGEKRYILAPAKLRQGDWIENGPGADIKPGNNLPLKNIPLGTVIHAIELRPGGGAKIARSAGASVQLVAKDGPYAQLRMPSGEIRNVDARCRATIGEVGNAEQSNINWGKAGRMRWKGKRPHVRGVVMNPVDHPHGGGEGRTSGGRHPVSPWGQPEGRTRKPGKESDKLIVRRRRTGKKR, from the coding sequence ATGGCAATTCGTAAGAGCAAGCCGACCACTCCCGGTCGTCGCGGCTCGAGTGGCGCCGACTTCGTCGAGGTCACCCGGTCCACTCCGGAGAAGTCGCTGACCCGCCCGCTGTCCAAGACCGGCGGTCGCAACAGCAACGGTCGCATCACCTCCCGTCACCGGGGCGGTGGCCACAAGCGTGCCTACCGCGTGATCGACTTCCGCCGTCACGACAAGGACGGCGTCAAGGCCAAGGTCGCTCACATCGAGTACGACCCCAACCGCACCGCGCGCATCGCGCTGCTGCACTACCTGGACGGCGAGAAGCGCTACATCCTCGCGCCGGCCAAGCTGCGTCAGGGCGACTGGATCGAGAACGGTCCGGGCGCGGACATCAAGCCCGGCAACAACCTGCCGCTGAAGAACATCCCCCTGGGCACCGTGATCCACGCGATCGAGCTGCGCCCGGGCGGCGGTGCCAAGATCGCTCGTTCCGCCGGCGCCTCCGTGCAGCTGGTCGCGAAGGACGGTCCCTACGCTCAGCTGCGCATGCCCTCCGGTGAGATCCGGAACGTGGATGCCCGCTGCCGCGCCACCATCGGCGAGGTCGGCAACGCCGAGCAGTCCAACATCAACTGGGGCAAGGCCGGCCGCATGCGCTGGAAGGGCAAGCGCCCGCACGTGCGCGGTGTGGTCATGAACCCCGTGGATCACCCCCATGGTGGTGGCGAGGGCCGCACCTCGGGTGGTCGTCATCCGGTCTCGCCCTGGGGTCAGCCCGAGGGCCGTACCCGAAAGCCGGGCAAGGAGAGCGACAAGCTCATCGTGCGCCGTCGTCGGACCGGCAAGAAGCGCTGA
- the rpsS gene encoding 30S ribosomal protein S19: MPRSIAKGPFVDDHLQKKVDAQNEKGTKNLIKTWSRRSVITPDFLGHTFAVHDGRKHVTVFVTESMVGHKLGEFAPTRTFKGHEKDDKKGRRR, encoded by the coding sequence ATGCCTCGCAGTATCGCCAAGGGCCCGTTCGTCGACGACCACCTGCAGAAGAAGGTGGACGCTCAGAACGAGAAGGGCACCAAGAACCTCATCAAGACCTGGTCGCGTCGTTCGGTGATCACGCCGGACTTCCTCGGCCACACCTTCGCAGTGCATGACGGTCGCAAGCACGTCACGGTGTTCGTCACCGAGTCGATGGTCGGCCACAAGCTCGGCGAGTTCGCTCCCACGCGGACTTTCAAGGGCCACGAGAAGGACGACAAGAAGGGCCGCCGCCGCTGA
- the rplV gene encoding 50S ribosomal protein L22: MEAKAQVRYLRMSPMKARRVVDLIRGKSTAEALDTLRFAPQAASEPVLKLVESAIANARVKADQAGERFDERELVVSAAYVDEGPTMKRFQPRAQGRAFQIKKRTSHVTVVVAPVNK; the protein is encoded by the coding sequence ATGGAAGCCAAGGCGCAGGTGCGGTACCTCCGCATGTCGCCCATGAAGGCTCGCCGCGTTGTGGACCTGATTCGTGGCAAGAGCACGGCCGAGGCCCTGGACACCCTGCGGTTCGCCCCGCAGGCCGCCAGCGAGCCCGTCCTCAAGCTCGTCGAGTCCGCGATCGCCAACGCGCGCGTCAAGGCCGACCAGGCGGGTGAGCGCTTCGACGAGCGCGAGCTCGTCGTGTCCGCCGCCTATGTCGACGAGGGTCCGACCATGAAGCGGTTCCAGCCGCGTGCTCAGGGTCGTGCCTTCCAGATCAAGAAGCGCACCAGCCACGTCACCGTGGTGGTCGCTCCCGTGAACAAGTAA
- the rpsC gene encoding 30S ribosomal protein S3, protein MGQKVNPNGFRLGITTEHSSRWFADSTKEGQRYRDYVKEDVAIRKLMSDGLERAGISKVEIERTRDRVRVDLHTARPGIVIGRRGAEAERLRGELEKLTGKQIQLNILEVKNPEADAQLVAQGIAEQLAARVSFRRAMRKGMQSAQRAGAKGIRVAVSGRLGGAEMSRNEFYREGRVPLHTLRANIDYGFYEARTAFGRIGVKVWIYKGDVTAKELAAQQAASQGPRSGGRGPRAERPRGRRNERNAAARRGNEGEQTAAATSAPAEQASAPAQQPGTEA, encoded by the coding sequence ATGGGCCAGAAGGTCAATCCGAACGGGTTCCGCCTCGGGATCACCACGGAGCACAGCAGCCGGTGGTTCGCCGACTCCACCAAGGAGGGGCAGCGTTATCGCGACTACGTGAAGGAAGACGTCGCGATCCGCAAGCTCATGTCCGATGGTCTCGAGCGCGCCGGCATCTCCAAGGTCGAGATCGAGCGCACCCGTGATCGTGTCCGCGTCGATCTCCACACCGCCCGCCCGGGCATCGTCATCGGGCGCCGTGGTGCGGAGGCCGAGCGTCTGCGCGGCGAGCTGGAGAAGCTCACCGGCAAGCAGATCCAGCTGAACATCCTCGAGGTGAAGAACCCCGAGGCCGATGCTCAGCTGGTCGCCCAGGGCATCGCCGAGCAGCTCGCCGCCCGCGTCTCCTTCCGTCGTGCGATGCGCAAGGGCATGCAGTCCGCGCAGCGCGCCGGCGCGAAGGGCATCCGAGTGGCCGTGTCCGGCCGCCTCGGCGGCGCCGAGATGAGCCGCAACGAGTTCTACCGCGAGGGTCGCGTGCCGCTGCACACCCTTCGTGCGAACATCGACTACGGCTTCTACGAGGCCCGCACCGCCTTCGGCCGCATCGGCGTGAAGGTGTGGATCTACAAGGGCGACGTCACCGCCAAGGAGCTCGCGGCTCAGCAGGCCGCCTCGCAGGGTCCCCGCTCCGGCGGTCGCGGCCCGCGTGCCGAGCGTCCGCGCGGCCGTCGCAACGAGCGCAACGCCGCAGCGCGTCGCGGGAACGAGGGCGAGCAGACCGCTGCTGCGACCTCCGCCCCCGCGGAGCAGGCGTCCGCGCCCGCACAGCAGCCCGGAACGGAGGCCTGA
- the rplP gene encoding 50S ribosomal protein L16, with protein MLIPRRTKHRKQHHPTRSGMAKGGTDLAFGEYGIQALAPAYVTNRQIEAARIAMTRYMKRGGKVFINIYPDRPLTKKPAEVRMGSGKGSVEWWIANIKPGRVMFEVAGVEEEVAREALRLAMHKLPMKCRILSRESGDI; from the coding sequence ATGCTGATCCCCCGCAGGACCAAGCACCGCAAGCAGCACCACCCGACCCGCAGCGGCATGGCCAAGGGCGGCACCGACCTGGCGTTCGGTGAGTACGGCATCCAGGCGCTCGCGCCGGCGTACGTCACCAACCGTCAGATCGAGGCAGCTCGTATCGCCATGACCCGCTACATGAAGCGTGGCGGCAAGGTGTTCATCAACATCTACCCCGATCGTCCGCTCACCAAGAAGCCTGCCGAGGTCCGCATGGGCTCCGGTAAGGGTTCGGTCGAGTGGTGGATCGCCAATATCAAGCCGGGACGCGTCATGTTCGAGGTCGCCGGCGTCGAGGAGGAGGTGGCTCGCGAGGCCCTGCGCCTGGCGATGCACAAGCTCCCCATGAAGTGCCGCATCCTGAGCCGAGAGAGTGGTGACATCTGA
- the rpmC gene encoding 50S ribosomal protein L29 codes for MAATKLTADELDKLDDSKLAEELAKAKDELFKLRFQNATGQLESSGRLRSVKKDIARIYTILRERELGIRQAPGTAE; via the coding sequence ATGGCAGCGACCAAGCTCACCGCCGACGAACTCGACAAGCTGGACGACTCCAAGCTGGCCGAGGAACTGGCGAAGGCGAAGGACGAGCTGTTCAAGCTCCGTTTCCAGAACGCCACCGGTCAGCTCGAGAGCTCCGGCCGACTGCGGTCCGTCAAGAAGGACATCGCACGGATCTACACGATCCTGCGCGAGCGCGAGCTGGGGATCCGTCAGGCCCCCGGCACCGCCGAGTGA
- the rpsQ gene encoding 30S ribosomal protein S17, with protein sequence MTENTQAETPAEELEKEGAHASSHERPYRKTLRGYVVSDKMDKTIVVEVEERVKHARYGKVTTKTSKFKAHDEENSAGIGDRVLVMETRPLSASKRWRLVEILERAK encoded by the coding sequence ATGACTGAGAACACCCAGGCTGAGACCCCGGCCGAGGAGCTCGAGAAGGAGGGCGCGCACGCGTCGTCCCACGAGCGTCCGTACCGCAAGACCCTGCGCGGCTACGTGGTCTCCGACAAGATGGACAAGACGATCGTGGTCGAGGTCGAGGAGCGTGTGAAGCACGCTCGCTACGGCAAGGTCACGACCAAGACGAGCAAGTTCAAGGCCCACGACGAGGAGAACAGCGCCGGCATCGGCGACCGCGTCCTCGTCATGGAGACCCGACCGCTCTCCGCTTCCAAGCGGTGGCGTCTGGTCGAGATCCTCGAGCGCGCCAAGTGA
- a CDS encoding MFS transporter — MGERPRSARRSGTTDRAPRVRLLRRRRPLEVDDVQVVETSRIRTAVGGTVVGNFMEWFDFGVYGYMAITLANLFFQTGNESLDLLLSLLGFAVSFLVRPLGGLILGPLGDRIGRQKVLFFTMAAMAIATALIGLLPTAATIGVWAAFLLYALKMIQGFSTGGEYAGAATYVAEFSSDKRRGFFSSWLDVGSYLGFAAGAGTVALTHTVVSMGWGAGAFDAWGWRIPFLVAIPLGAVAIYFRARIPETPAFEAVEEVAENEELDADDPMVASGLKNLLRHHWKAVLVAVAFVAAGNTTGYALTSYMPTFLGSQLGMNEMMSAAATIPALVVLALSLPFIGRLSDRIGRRNVLWIAIVSTLVLTVPAFLLMLTGHFWLIQLAMFMIAVPTAMYLAMFASTLPAMFPTAVRYAAMGLAFNVSVSLFGGTTPLISQALIDLTGNPLMPAFWIMFFTAVFAIAMRWLDETAGTPLMGSFPTVEEPEEAHELVAGQAENDDLDLTTMPLPEETLVVPVDAGGAPLSGVDPVPADEVPAALVEAAAELPPLTALPDGTLADPSGEPFEGAGEQAHMKEPAPQG; from the coding sequence ATGGGTGAACGCCCCCGTTCCGCACGACGCTCCGGCACGACCGACCGCGCTCCACGCGTCCGGCTCCTGCGCCGCCGCCGGCCCCTCGAGGTCGATGACGTCCAGGTCGTCGAGACCTCCCGCATCCGCACCGCCGTGGGCGGCACCGTGGTCGGCAACTTCATGGAGTGGTTCGACTTCGGCGTGTACGGCTACATGGCCATCACGCTCGCGAACCTCTTCTTCCAGACCGGCAACGAGAGCCTCGACCTGCTGCTGAGCCTGCTCGGCTTCGCGGTGAGCTTCCTCGTGCGGCCCCTCGGCGGGCTCATCCTCGGACCGCTCGGCGACCGGATCGGCCGCCAGAAGGTCCTGTTCTTCACCATGGCCGCGATGGCCATCGCCACCGCGCTGATCGGCTTGCTCCCCACCGCCGCGACGATCGGCGTCTGGGCCGCCTTCCTGCTCTACGCGCTGAAGATGATCCAGGGCTTCTCCACCGGCGGCGAGTACGCGGGCGCCGCGACCTACGTCGCGGAGTTCTCCTCGGACAAGCGCCGCGGCTTCTTCTCCTCCTGGCTCGACGTCGGCTCCTACCTCGGCTTCGCCGCGGGTGCCGGCACCGTGGCGCTCACCCACACCGTGGTCTCCATGGGCTGGGGAGCGGGCGCCTTCGACGCCTGGGGCTGGCGCATCCCGTTCCTGGTCGCAATCCCGCTCGGTGCGGTCGCCATCTACTTCCGCGCCCGCATTCCCGAGACCCCGGCCTTCGAGGCCGTCGAGGAGGTCGCGGAGAACGAGGAGCTCGACGCCGACGACCCCATGGTCGCCTCGGGCCTGAAGAACCTCCTGCGCCACCACTGGAAGGCCGTGCTCGTCGCGGTCGCCTTCGTGGCCGCCGGCAACACCACCGGCTACGCCCTGACCAGCTACATGCCGACCTTCCTCGGCAGCCAGCTGGGCATGAACGAGATGATGTCCGCCGCGGCGACCATCCCCGCTCTCGTCGTCCTCGCGCTCAGCCTGCCGTTCATCGGTCGGCTCTCGGACCGCATCGGCCGCCGCAACGTGCTGTGGATCGCGATCGTCTCCACCCTCGTGCTCACCGTCCCCGCGTTCCTGCTGATGCTCACGGGCCACTTCTGGCTCATCCAGCTGGCGATGTTCATGATCGCGGTCCCCACCGCCATGTATTTGGCGATGTTCGCCTCGACGCTGCCGGCCATGTTCCCCACCGCCGTGCGCTACGCCGCGATGGGCCTCGCCTTCAACGTGTCCGTGTCCCTGTTCGGCGGCACCACGCCGCTGATCTCGCAGGCGCTCATCGACCTCACAGGCAACCCGCTCATGCCGGCCTTCTGGATCATGTTCTTCACCGCGGTCTTCGCGATCGCCATGCGCTGGCTCGACGAGACCGCGGGCACCCCGCTGATGGGCTCTTTCCCCACCGTGGAGGAGCCCGAGGAGGCCCATGAGCTCGTGGCCGGCCAGGCGGAGAACGACGATCTCGACCTGACCACCATGCCGCTGCCCGAGGAGACCCTCGTGGTCCCGGTCGACGCCGGGGGAGCGCCGCTGTCCGGTGTGGATCCCGTCCCGGCCGACGAGGTCCCGGCCGCGCTGGTCGAGGCCGCGGCCGAGCTGCCGCCGCTGACCGCGCTGCCGGACGGCACCCTCGCGGATCCCTCGGGGGAGCCCTTCGAGGGCGCGGGAGAGCAAGCACACATGAAGGAGCCCGCCCCGCAGGGGTGA
- the rplN gene encoding 50S ribosomal protein L14 codes for MIQQESRLKVADNTGAKEILCIRVLGGSGRRYASIGDTIVATVKDAIPGGNVKKGDVVKAVVVRTSKEVRRVDGSYIRFDENAAVILKTDGEPRGTRIFGPVGRELRDKRFMKIVSLAPEVL; via the coding sequence GTGATTCAGCAGGAGTCGCGACTGAAGGTCGCCGACAACACGGGTGCCAAGGAGATTCTCTGCATCCGCGTTCTCGGTGGCTCCGGTCGCCGTTACGCCAGCATCGGCGACACCATCGTGGCGACCGTCAAGGACGCCATCCCCGGTGGCAACGTCAAGAAGGGCGACGTCGTCAAGGCCGTCGTCGTCCGCACGTCCAAGGAGGTCCGTCGCGTCGACGGCTCCTACATCCGCTTCGACGAGAACGCGGCTGTCATCCTCAAGACCGACGGCGAGCCGCGCGGTACCCGCATCTTCGGCCCCGTCGGCCGCGAGCTGCGTGACAAGCGCTTCATGAAGATCGTCTCGCTGGCACCGGAGGTGCTGTGA
- the rplX gene encoding 50S ribosomal protein L24: MAKMKIKKGDLVQVITGRTSDGDKAAKRGLEAGDKGKQGRVLQVFPDTQRVLVEGINRRTHHVKPDQAGGTGGIEQREAPIHVSNVALVDPEDNKPTKVGYRVETVELENGRTKQVRVRFAKRSGKDI; the protein is encoded by the coding sequence ATGGCAAAGATGAAGATCAAGAAGGGCGACCTCGTCCAGGTCATCACCGGTCGCACCAGCGACGGCGACAAGGCCGCCAAGCGCGGCCTCGAGGCCGGCGACAAGGGCAAGCAGGGTCGCGTCCTGCAGGTGTTCCCCGATACCCAACGCGTACTGGTCGAGGGCATCAACCGCCGCACCCACCACGTCAAGCCCGATCAGGCCGGCGGCACGGGCGGCATCGAGCAGCGCGAGGCCCCCATCCACGTCTCGAACGTGGCCCTGGTCGACCCGGAGGACAACAAGCCGACCAAGGTCGGCTACCGCGTCGAGACCGTCGAGCTCGAGAACGGCCGCACCAAGCAGGTGCGCGTCCGCTTCGCCAAGCGCTCCGGGAAGGACATCTGA
- the rplE gene encoding 50S ribosomal protein L5 yields MSETATQAPTPRLKTKYNETIKTALTDQFGYENVMLVPGLTKIVVNMGVGDAARDSKVIDGAIRDLAAITGQKPQVTKARKSIAQFKLREGMPIGAHVTLRGARMWEFLDRLLSTALPRIRDFRGLSPKHFDGNGNYTFGLTEQVMFHEIDQDKIDRVRGMDITVVTTAKTDDEGRALLKLLGFPFKEEN; encoded by the coding sequence ATGAGCGAGACCGCCACCCAGGCGCCCACCCCGCGTCTGAAGACCAAGTACAACGAGACCATCAAGACGGCTCTGACCGACCAGTTCGGCTACGAGAACGTCATGCTGGTGCCCGGCCTGACCAAGATCGTCGTGAACATGGGCGTCGGCGACGCCGCTCGCGACTCCAAGGTCATCGACGGCGCCATCCGGGACCTCGCGGCCATCACCGGCCAGAAGCCCCAGGTCACCAAGGCCCGCAAGTCCATCGCGCAGTTCAAGCTGCGTGAGGGCATGCCGATCGGCGCGCACGTCACCCTGCGCGGCGCCCGCATGTGGGAGTTCCTGGACCGTCTGCTGTCCACCGCGCTCCCGCGCATCCGCGACTTCCGCGGTCTCTCGCCGAAGCACTTCGACGGGAACGGCAACTACACCTTCGGTCTCACGGAGCAGGTCATGTTCCACGAGATCGACCAGGACAAGATCGACCGCGTCCGCGGTATGGACATCACGGTCGTGACCACCGCGAAGACCGATGACGAGGGACGCGCGCTGCTCAAGCTGCTCGGCTTCCCCTTCAAGGAGGAGAACTGA
- a CDS encoding type Z 30S ribosomal protein S14, giving the protein MAKTALIKKSERKPKFAVRAYTRCQRCGRPHSVYRKFGLCRVCLREMAHRGELPGVTKSSW; this is encoded by the coding sequence ATGGCGAAGACTGCCCTGATCAAGAAGTCGGAGCGCAAGCCCAAGTTCGCGGTGCGCGCCTACACCCGGTGCCAGCGCTGCGGTCGACCCCACTCGGTCTACCGCAAGTTCGGCCTCTGCCGCGTCTGCCTCCGCGAGATGGCTCACCGCGGAGAGCTCCCCGGCGTCACCAAGAGCAGCTGGTAA
- the rpsH gene encoding 30S ribosomal protein S8 has protein sequence MTMTDPIADMLTRIRNASGAYHETASMPYSKLKARIADILKAEGYILGWHEEEAEVGKNLVLELKYSDSRERAISGIRRISKPGLRVYAKSTNLPKVLGGLGVAILSTSSGLLTDKQAAKKGVGGEVLAYIW, from the coding sequence ATGACCATGACCGACCCGATCGCGGACATGCTCACGCGGATCCGGAACGCCTCTGGGGCGTACCACGAGACCGCGTCCATGCCGTATTCGAAGCTCAAGGCCCGCATCGCGGACATCCTGAAGGCTGAGGGCTACATCCTCGGCTGGCATGAGGAGGAGGCCGAGGTGGGCAAGAACCTCGTCCTCGAGCTCAAGTACTCGGACAGCCGCGAGCGCGCCATCTCCGGGATCCGTCGCATCTCGAAGCCCGGCCTGCGCGTGTACGCAAAGTCCACCAACCTGCCCAAGGTCCTCGGCGGCCTGGGCGTGGCGATCCTGTCCACGTCCTCCGGCCTCCTGACCGACAAGCAGGCTGCCAAGAAGGGTGTGGGTGGGGAAGTCCTCGCCTACATCTGGTGA
- the rplF gene encoding 50S ribosomal protein L6, producing the protein MSRIGRLPVAVPASVQNVTIEGRTVTVTGPKGELTHEVPAPLTVERAEDGSIVVARPDEERENKALHGLTRTLINNIVLGVTEGYSKKLEIVGTGYRVTAKGSDLEFALGFSHPVVVKAPQGITFAVESPTKFSVNGISKQQVGEVAANIRKLRKPEPYKGKGVRYADEVVLRKAGKAGK; encoded by the coding sequence ATGTCCCGCATCGGACGCCTGCCGGTCGCAGTGCCGGCCTCTGTCCAGAACGTCACCATCGAGGGTCGCACCGTCACGGTGACCGGCCCCAAGGGCGAGCTCACCCATGAGGTGCCCGCTCCCCTCACCGTCGAGCGCGCCGAGGACGGTTCCATCGTCGTCGCCCGCCCCGACGAGGAGCGCGAGAACAAGGCCCTCCACGGCCTGACCCGCACCCTCATCAACAACATCGTCCTCGGTGTCACCGAGGGCTACAGCAAGAAGCTCGAGATCGTGGGGACCGGCTACCGCGTCACCGCGAAGGGCTCGGACCTCGAGTTCGCGCTCGGCTTCTCCCACCCCGTCGTCGTGAAGGCGCCCCAGGGCATCACCTTCGCGGTCGAGTCGCCGACCAAGTTCTCGGTCAACGGCATCTCGAAGCAGCAGGTGGGCGAGGTCGCGGCGAACATCCGCAAGCTGCGCAAGCCGGAGCCCTACAAGGGCAAGGGTGTGCGCTACGCCGACGAGGTCGTGCTCCGCAAGGCCGGAAAGGCTGGTAAGTGA
- the rplR gene encoding 50S ribosomal protein L18 produces the protein MGYALKHTKGNRGSKLRSRGRRHLRVRRRVIGTAQRPRLVVTRSSRHVFVQVVDDSLGKTIASASTMEADLRATEATKSDKARTVGALVAERAKAAGIDAVVFDRGGNKYHGRVAAVADGAREAGLAL, from the coding sequence ATGGGTTACGCACTCAAGCACACCAAGGGCAACCGCGGCTCCAAGCTGCGCTCGCGCGGTCGCCGTCACCTGCGTGTCCGTCGCCGCGTCATCGGCACCGCCCAGCGTCCGCGCCTGGTGGTCACCCGCTCGTCGCGTCACGTCTTCGTGCAGGTTGTCGACGACTCCCTCGGGAAGACCATCGCGTCGGCCTCAACCATGGAGGCGGACCTCCGCGCCACCGAGGCCACCAAGTCGGACAAGGCCCGCACCGTCGGTGCCCTGGTCGCCGAGCGCGCGAAGGCCGCCGGCATCGACGCGGTCGTCTTCGACCGCGGTGGCAACAAGTACCACGGCCGTGTGGCTGCCGTCGCCGACGGCGCCCGCGAGGCCGGCCTGGCGCTGTGA